In the genome of Sebastes umbrosus isolate fSebUmb1 chromosome 14, fSebUmb1.pri, whole genome shotgun sequence, one region contains:
- the LOC119501453 gene encoding 60S ribosomal protein L3, giving the protein MSHRKFSAPRHGSLGFLPRKRSRRHRGKAKSFPKDDATKPVHLTAFLGYKAGMTHIVREVDRPGSKVNKKEVVEAVTIVETPPMIVVGVVGYVETPRGLRSFKTIFAEHVSDECKRRFYRNWYKSKKKAFTKYCKKWQDDEGKKQLEKDFNSMKKYCQVIRIICHTQMRLLPLRQKKSHLMEVQLNGGNVSDKVDWAREKLEQAVPVNTVFTQDEMIDVIGITKGHGYKGVTSRWHTKKLPRKTHRGLRKVACIGAWHPARVAFSVARAGQKGYHHRTEINKKIYKIGQGFHTKDGKLVKNNASTEYDISNKSINPLGGFVHYGDVTNDFVMVKGCVVGTKKRVLTLRKSLLVQASRRALEKIDLKFIDTTSKFGHGRFQTVEEKKAFMGPLKKDRIIKEETA; this is encoded by the exons ATG TCCCACCGTAAGTTTTCAGCTCCCCGCCACGGGTCCCTGGGCTTCTTGCCCCGCAAGAGGAGTCGTCGCCACCGTGGTAAGGCCAAGAGCTTCCCCAAGGATGACGCCACCAAGCCCGTGCACCTGACTGCCTTCCTGGGCTACAAGGCTGGCATGACACACATCGTCCGCGAGGTCGACCGACCTGGCTCAA AGGTGAACAAGAAGGAAGTGGTCGAGGCTGTGACCATTGTGGAGACGCCTCCCATGATCGTGGTCGGCGTTGTGGGTTACGTCGAAACCCCCCGCGGCCTGCGTTCCTTCAAGACCATCTTCGCCGAGCACGTCAGTGACGAGTGCAAGCGTCGCTTCTACAGGAACTG GTACAAGTCCAAGAAGAAGGCCTTCACCAAGTACTGCAAGAAATGGCAGGATGATGAGGGCAAGAAGCAGCTGGAGAAGGACTTTAATTCCATGAAGAAGTACTGCCAGGTCATCCGCATCATTTGCCACACACAG ATGCGTCTGCTGCCCCTGAGGCAGAAGAAGTCCCATCTGATGGAGGTGCAGCTGAATGGCGGCAACGTCTCTGACAAGGTAGACTGGGCGCgtgagaagctggagcaggctGTGCCTGTCAACACAGTATTCACTCAGGACGAGATGATCGACGTCATTGGTATCACCAAGGGTCACGGATACAAGG GTGTCACCAGCCGTTGGCACACAAAGAAGCTTCCCCGCAAAACCCATCGTGGTCTGCGTAAGGTGGCCTGTATTGGTGCCTGGCATCCTGCCCGTGTGGCCTTCTCTGTGGCCCGTGCTGGTCAGAAGGGTTACCACCACCGTACTGAGATCAACAAGAAGATCTACAAGATTGGCCAGGGCTTCCACACAAAGGATGGAAAGCTGGTGAAGAACAACGCCTCGACAGAGTACGATATTTCCAACAAGAGCATCAACCCCCTG GGTGGATTTGTCCACTATGGAGATGTGACTAATGACTTTGTCATGGTGAAGGGCTGTGTTGTAGGGACCAAAAAGAGGGTGCTGACTCTGCGCAAG TCACTGCTGGTGCAGGCCAGCCGTCGTGCCTTGGAGAAGATCGACCTCAAGTTTATCGACACCACCTCCAAGTTCGGTCACGGCCGCTTCCAGACcgtggaggagaagaaggcgTTCATG GGACCACTCAAGAAGGACCGTATCATCAAGGAAGAGACTGCTTGA
- the LOC119501456 gene encoding LOW QUALITY PROTEIN: 60S ribosomal protein L3-like (The sequence of the model RefSeq protein was modified relative to this genomic sequence to represent the inferred CDS: inserted 1 base in 1 codon), whose amino-acid sequence KLGLVFTQDEMINVIGIXKGHGYKGVTSRWHLKKLPRKTQRGLRKVACIGAWHPARVAFSVARAGQKGYHHRTEINKKIYKIGQGYHTKDRKLVKNNASTEYDLSNKSINPLGGFVHYGDVTNDFVMVKGCVVGTKKRVLTLRKSLLVQASRRALEKIDLKFIDTTSKFGHGRFQTVEEKKAFMGPLKKDRIIKEETALSPQQMPLLC is encoded by the exons AAATTGGGGCTTGTATTCACCCAGGACGAGATGATCAACGTCATTGGTA ACAAGGGTCACGGATACAAGG GTGTCACCAGCCGTTGGCACTTAAAGAAGCTTCCCCGCAAAACCCAGCGTGGTCTGCGTAAGGTGGCCTGTATTGGTGCCTGGCATCCTGCTCGTGTGGCCTTCTCTGTGGCCCGTGCTGGTCAGAAGGGTTACCACCACCGTACTGAGATCAACAAGAAGATCTACAAGATTGGCCAGGGCTACCACACAAAGGACAGAAAGCTGGTGAAGAACAACGCCTCGACAGAGTACGATCTGTCCAACAAGAGCATCAACCCCCTG GGTGGATTTGTCCACTATGGAGATGTGACCAATGACTTTGTCATGGTGAAGGGCTGTGTTGTAGGGACCAAAAAGAGGGTGCTGACTCTGCGCAAG TCACTGCTGGTGCAGGCCAGCCGTCGTGCCTTGGAGAAGATCGACCTCAAGTTTATCGACACCACCTCCAAGTTCGGTCACGGCCGCTTCCAGACcgtggaggagaagaaggcgTTCATG GGACCACTCAAGAAGGACCGTATCATCAAGGAAGAGACTGCTTTAAGTCCTCAACAAATGCCTCTGCTGTGTTGA